From Zingiber officinale cultivar Zhangliang chromosome 5B, Zo_v1.1, whole genome shotgun sequence, the proteins below share one genomic window:
- the LOC121987065 gene encoding agamous-like MADS-box protein AGL62 produces the protein MGRQKIEIKRIEREEARQVCFSKRRAGLFKKANELSFLCGANLAVIVFSPSGKPFSFGHPSVDSVLDRFFSPSTDPTPPPPPPSFHDPRAMTAVASLVPEFNRQYMELAERLEGGRRRKEMLEAALRAQRGDFARLMQSSVEELGVADLERLQAELDRLRWDAAMRVDQLQIEAQTRSLTLAHDVGSVGGGAYLGGGFIAATPQGGNNIDMQAVPAPGKAPAGFW, from the coding sequence ATGGGTCGACAAAAGATCGAGATTAAGCGGATCGAGAGAGAGGAGGCACGTCAAGTCTGCTTCTCCAAGCGCCGCGCCGGACTCTTCAAAAAGGCCAACGAGCTCTCCTTCCTCTGCGGGGCTAACCTTGCCGTCATTGTCTTCTCCCCCTCCGGCAAACCCTTCTCCTTTGGCCACCCCTCGGTCGACTCTGTGCTTGACCGCTTCTTCTCCCCGTCGACCGACcctactcctcctcctcctcctccctcgtTCCACGACCCCCGAGCGATGACCGCCGTCGCCTCGCTGGTCCCCGAGTTCAACCGACAGTACATGGAGCTGGCCGAGCGGTTGGAGGGAGGGCGGCGGAGGAAGGAGATGCTGGAGGCCGCGCTTCGGGCGCAAAGGGGTGACTTCGCCAGGCTCATGCAGTCCAGCGTGGAGGAGCTGGGCGTGGCGGATTTGGAGAGACTCCAGGCGGAGCTAGACAGGCTGCGCTGGGACGCAGCGATGAGGGTGGACCAGCTGCAGATCGAGGCGCAGACCAGGAGCCTAACGTTGGCCCACGATGTTGGCAGTGTCGGCGGCGGAGCATATCTTGGAGGAGGATTCATTGCTGCGACGCCGCAGGGAGGCAATAATATTGATATGCAGGCGGTTCCTGCGCCGGGTAAAGCTCCGGCTGGTTTTTGGTAA
- the LOC121987068 gene encoding agamous-like MADS-box protein AGL61, producing MPIRRRKTSLGRQKIEIKRIEREEARQVCFSKRRAGLFKKANELSILCGANLAVVVFSPAGKPFSFGHPSVDSVLDRFFSPSADLIPPPPSFLDPRAMTAAGSLVLELNRQYVELAERLEGELRRKETLEAALRAQRGDFARLMQSNVEELGVADLERLQAALDRLRWDAVMRVDQLQNEAQTRSLMLARDVGSVGGGAYLGGGFIVTTPQGGNNIDMQTIPAPGQAPAGFGNGYGIF from the coding sequence ATGCCAATTAGGAGGAGGAAGACGAGCTTGGGTCGACAAAAGATCGAGATTAAGCGGATCGAGAGAGAGGAGGCACGTCAAGTCTGCTTCTCCAAGCGCCGCGCCGGACTCTTCAAAAAGGCCAACGAGCTCTCCATCCTCTGCGGGGCTAACCTTGCCGTCGTTGTCTTCTCCCCCGCCGGCAAACCCTTCTCCTTTGGCCACCCCTCGGTCGACTCTGTGCTTGACCGCTTCTTCTCCCCATCGGCCGACCTTATTCCTCCTCCTCCCTCGTTCCTGGACCCCCGAGCGATGACCGCCGCCGGCTCGCTGGTCCTCGAGCTCAACAGACAGTACGTGGAGCTGGCCGAGCGGTTGGAAGGAGAGCTGCGGAGGAAGGAGACGCTGGAGGCCGCGCTTCGGGCGCAAAGGGGTGACTTCGCTAGGCTCATGCAGTCCAACGTGGAGGAACTGGGCGTGGCGGATTTGGAGAGACTCCAGGCGGCGCTAGACAGGCTGCGCTGGGACGCAGTGATGAGGGTGGACCAGCTGCAGAACGAGGCGCAGACCAGGAGCCTAATGTTGGCCCGCGATGTTGGCAGCGTCGGCGGAGGGGCATATCTTGGAGGAGGATTCATTGTTACGACGCCGCAGGGAGGCAATAATATTGATATGCAGACGATTCCTGCGCCGGGTCAGGCTCCGGCTGGTTTTGGTAATGGCTACGGGATCTTCTAG